From one Thermococcus sp. 21S7 genomic stretch:
- a CDS encoding CidA/LrgA family protein yields the protein MRPYRGLAIIFGFYALGEFTTYVLNLTIPGSVLGMLFLLGALLTGAIKLEWVEGEAESFVRNMSVMFIPPGVGIVTYLGLIKSQAVPIFVALILSFLITLVVTAKTVELLRREEK from the coding sequence ATGAGGCCCTACCGCGGACTGGCGATAATATTCGGCTTCTACGCGCTGGGTGAGTTTACAACCTATGTCCTCAACCTGACGATTCCGGGGAGCGTGCTCGGCATGCTCTTCCTCCTGGGCGCGCTGCTCACAGGTGCCATCAAACTGGAGTGGGTGGAGGGTGAGGCCGAGTCCTTCGTCAGAAACATGAGCGTCATGTTCATCCCTCCCGGCGTCGGGATAGTCACCTACCTCGGCCTGATAAAGAGCCAAGCGGTGCCGATATTCGTTGCCCTGATACTGAGCTTCCTGATCACGCTGGTCGTCACCGCGAAGACGGTCGAACTCCTCAGGAGGGAGGAAAAATGA
- a CDS encoding CidB/LrgB family autolysis modulator has product MNPVGITLTLVVFYLFSELHARKRAFYTNPVLLSIITIAAILKWFGIPYESYMEGAVILKFLLGPAVVSLAVPVYKGRETIRAYAREIALGIAIGGTVAILSAFYIARLLGGSEEVLLSIAPKSVTTAIAIGISEKIGGIPALTAVLVILTGIMGNALGPELLGLVRVRDRIARGLAMGVSSHGLGTARIIVEDELAGAVSGLAMALNGVFTSLLLPYLIKVLK; this is encoded by the coding sequence ATGAACCCGGTCGGAATAACCCTTACCCTGGTGGTCTTCTACCTGTTCTCGGAGCTTCACGCCAGGAAAAGGGCCTTCTATACCAACCCGGTTCTCCTCTCCATAATAACCATAGCGGCCATTCTCAAGTGGTTCGGAATCCCCTACGAGAGCTACATGGAGGGTGCGGTTATACTCAAGTTCCTCCTCGGGCCGGCGGTCGTGAGTCTGGCAGTTCCGGTTTACAAGGGCAGGGAGACCATAAGGGCCTACGCGAGGGAGATAGCGCTCGGAATAGCAATCGGCGGAACGGTCGCCATCCTCAGCGCATTCTACATCGCCAGGCTCCTCGGCGGAAGCGAGGAAGTTCTCCTCAGCATAGCCCCCAAAAGTGTTACCACCGCCATAGCGATCGGCATAAGCGAGAAGATAGGGGGCATTCCAGCTTTAACCGCGGTCCTCGTGATACTGACAGGGATAATGGGAAACGCCCTCGGCCCCGAGCTACTCGGCCTGGTGAGGGTGAGGGACAGGATAGCAAGAGGACTGGCAATGGGCGTCAGTTCACACGGTCTCGGGACGGCGAGGATAATCGTCGAAGACGAGCTGGCAGGTGCGGTGAGCGGCCTGGCCATGGCCCTGAACGGCGTCT